One segment of Lytechinus pictus isolate F3 Inbred chromosome 13, Lp3.0, whole genome shotgun sequence DNA contains the following:
- the LOC129274360 gene encoding twist-related protein 2-like, whose protein sequence is MVHAPKMNHDNVMTNGGGGMKYLNGRCDDLDVKREPQLDLREHFELEDDPMKQHRYGRKRRYRQSEGEDECQLGDSSDDGSSTGSGSLSHKIRRKGPQSFEDLQNQRVLANVRERQRTQSLNDAFANLRKIIPTLPSDKLSKIQTLKLASRYIDFLFQVLKSDEEDQKMVGSCTYMAHERLSYAFSVWRMEGAWNSMASHR, encoded by the coding sequence ATGGTTCACGCGCCGAAGATGAACCACGATAATGTGATGACGAATGGAGGAGGGGGCATGAAATACTTGaatggacgatgcgatgacctcGATGTCAAACGCGAACCACAGCTCGATCTCCGAGAGCATTTCGAGTTGGAAGACGATCCCATGAAGCAGCATCGATACGGACGAAAGCGACGATATCGGCAGTCGGAAGGCGAGGATGAGTGTCAGCTCGGTGACAGCAGCGATGACGGCTCGTCGACGGGCAGCGGGAGTCTGTCGCATAAAATAAGGCGAAAAGGACCACAATCTTTCGAAGATCTTCAGAATCAACGCGTCCTCGCCAACGTACGAGAACGACAACGCACTCAATCACTAAATGATGCCTTCGCAAATCTTCGTAAAATCATCCCGACATTACCCTCAGATAAACTGAGTAAAATACAGACATTGAAGCTAGCTTCTCGATATATTGACTTTCTGTTTCAAGTTTTAAAGAGTGATGAAGAAGACCAAAAGATGGTGGGTAGCTGTACATACATGGCTCATGAAAGACTTAGCTATGCATTCTCAGTATGGAGGATGGAAGGAGCTTGGAATAGCATGGCATCACATCGATAA